One window of the Deinobacterium chartae genome contains the following:
- the dinB gene encoding DNA polymerase IV, producing the protein MSGRTALNDLRKIVHVDMDAFYASVEVRDRPELRGLPVAVGWSGPRGVVLTASYEARAFGVHSAQATRIALERCPQLVLLPPRMEAYREVSQAVREIFLSYTERVEPLSLDEAYLDVTEPRRGPRSATLIAAAIRREIRDATGLTASAGVSCNKFLAKTASGLNKPNGLTVIAPEQAEAFVAALEVRHVHGIGPVTARRLRTMGVRTGADLRQLSLEELVRHFGRQGEHYYRIARGIDPRPVEPDRPRKSLGAETTFEHDLDDLGALEVQLELLAKAVARRLQRAGLLGRVVVLKLKYADFQVRTRRLTLPRPTADPEELRALGIRLLRQEPLARPLRLLGITVQDLRAPAAWQELAAQQLPLFAESWGALG; encoded by the coding sequence ATTTCCGGGAGGACGGCCCTGAACGACCTGCGCAAGATCGTGCATGTGGACATGGACGCCTTCTACGCCTCGGTCGAGGTGCGCGACCGTCCGGAACTGCGGGGCCTGCCGGTCGCGGTGGGCTGGTCCGGGCCGCGCGGCGTGGTTTTGACCGCCAGCTACGAGGCCCGCGCCTTCGGGGTGCACTCGGCCCAGGCGACCCGCATCGCCCTCGAGCGCTGTCCGCAACTGGTCCTGCTGCCGCCGCGCATGGAGGCCTACCGCGAGGTATCGCAGGCGGTGCGGGAGATCTTTCTCAGCTACACCGAACGGGTCGAGCCGCTTTCGCTCGACGAGGCGTATCTGGACGTGACCGAGCCGCGCCGGGGGCCGCGCTCGGCCACCCTGATCGCCGCCGCCATCCGCCGCGAGATCCGCGACGCCACCGGACTCACCGCCTCGGCCGGGGTCTCGTGCAACAAGTTCCTGGCCAAGACCGCCTCGGGCCTGAACAAACCCAACGGTCTCACCGTGATTGCGCCCGAACAGGCCGAGGCTTTCGTGGCGGCCCTCGAGGTGCGTCACGTTCACGGCATCGGTCCGGTCACGGCGCGCAGGCTGCGCACGATGGGTGTACGGACCGGAGCGGACCTGCGCCAGCTCTCCCTCGAGGAACTGGTGCGGCATTTCGGGCGGCAGGGCGAGCACTACTACCGCATCGCGCGCGGCATTGACCCGCGTCCGGTCGAACCGGACCGTCCGCGCAAGTCGCTGGGAGCCGAGACCACCTTCGAGCACGACCTCGACGACCTCGGGGCCCTCGAGGTGCAGCTGGAGCTGCTGGCCAAGGCGGTGGCCCGCCGCCTGCAGCGCGCCGGACTGCTGGGCCGGGTGGTGGTGCTCAAGCTGAAGTACGCCGATTTTCAGGTGCGCACGCGCCGCTTGACCCTGCCGCGTCCCACTGCAGACCCCGAGGAGCTGCGTGCCCTGGGAATCCGCCTGCTGCGCCAAGAGCCGCTGGCCCGACCGCTGCGCCTGCTCGGCATCACGGTGCAGGACCTGCGCGCTCCTGCCGCCTGGCAGGAGCTGGCCGCACAGCAATTGCCCCTGTTCGCTGAATCGTGGGGGGCGCTGGGTTAG
- a CDS encoding YqhA family protein, whose amino-acid sequence MNEQPESPSPFTAPPSAVSEGLGRAVIASRLMALLGVASSLLLAAGLFVSAAVDTVKLLLEHFTHGPHRISSHMLAIEAVEQADTYLIATALLITGFGLYELFVAPLRVPAALSARTLDDLKRKLLGVTVVVLAVDFLADAAEWEGQTDLLHEALAYGVIILAIAVFELVHALQARKHS is encoded by the coding sequence GTGAACGAGCAGCCGGAATCCCCATCTCCCTTTACCGCACCGCCCTCAGCCGTCTCCGAAGGGCTGGGCCGGGCCGTGATCGCCTCGAGACTGATGGCCCTGCTGGGCGTGGCCTCGAGCCTGCTGCTCGCGGCCGGGCTGTTCGTGTCGGCCGCGGTGGATACGGTCAAGCTGCTGCTCGAGCACTTCACCCACGGCCCGCACCGCATCTCCTCGCACATGCTGGCCATCGAGGCGGTCGAGCAGGCCGACACCTACCTGATCGCCACCGCGCTGCTGATCACCGGCTTCGGGCTGTACGAGCTCTTCGTAGCCCCGCTGCGCGTCCCGGCCGCACTCTCGGCCCGCACGCTCGACGACCTCAAGCGCAAACTGCTGGGGGTTACGGTGGTGGTGCTGGCCGTGGACTTTCTGGCCGACGCTGCCGAGTGGGAGGGACAGACCGACTTGCTGCACGAGGCGCTGGCCTACGGTGTCATCATCCTGGCGATAGCGGTCTTCGAGCTGGTGCACGCCCTGCAGGCCCGTAAGCACTCCTGA
- the modA gene encoding molybdate ABC transporter substrate-binding protein, producing MKNVLILLLLVCGSAQAVTVRAAVAANLRDAFARLEAAFERAHPGVNVEAVYTSSGAAVTQIRQGAPFDLFLAADTDFARELVRSGHAVPGSLRPYARGKLVLWISRRHGVQPRGLEVLQDPRLTRVALASPETAPYGRSALEALRRAGLLEQLRSKLVYGADIGITAQQALIGTGAGFIPYAYALTPAFARAGSYWALPQRLYPPLDQAMVIVKGRDGPPVRALYHFVLSEAGQGILRASGYTVPGR from the coding sequence ATGAAAAACGTTCTGATTCTGCTGCTGCTGGTGTGTGGATCCGCGCAGGCGGTGACGGTGCGCGCCGCCGTCGCCGCCAACCTGCGCGACGCCTTCGCACGCCTCGAGGCGGCCTTCGAGCGCGCCCACCCGGGAGTGAACGTCGAGGCTGTGTACACCTCGAGCGGGGCGGCGGTAACCCAGATCCGGCAGGGTGCGCCGTTTGACCTGTTTCTGGCAGCCGATACCGATTTTGCGCGCGAGCTGGTGCGGAGCGGTCACGCCGTGCCGGGCAGCTTGCGGCCGTACGCGCGCGGCAAGCTGGTGCTGTGGATTTCGCGGCGCCACGGGGTGCAGCCCCGCGGCCTCGAGGTGCTGCAAGACCCCCGCCTGACCCGTGTGGCGCTGGCGAGCCCGGAAACCGCGCCGTATGGCCGCAGCGCCCTCGAGGCCCTGCGCCGGGCGGGGCTGCTGGAACAGCTGCGCTCCAAGCTGGTATACGGCGCTGACATCGGAATCACCGCGCAGCAGGCCCTGATTGGAACCGGGGCCGGTTTCATTCCCTACGCCTACGCCCTGACCCCCGCCTTTGCGCGGGCCGGGAGTTACTGGGCGCTGCCGCAGCGGCTTTACCCGCCGCTGGATCAGGCCATGGTGATCGTCAAAGGCCGCGACGGCCCGCCGGTGCGTGCCCTGTACCACTTCGTACTGTCCGAGGCGGGACAGGGCATCTTGCGGGCTTCGGGATACACCGTACCCGGGCGCTGA
- a CDS encoding universal stress protein, with product MTSNSPVPALPYQRILLATGGAPHSQVAETRAMQLATAQRLPLEVVVSVPLASGMGTLSTGVPGMETLELEAQQALTESRREVLERVMAQARTLGLEVRGHLVEGKGAAEAILQVAEETGADLIVMGRRRLSALGAAFAGSTSDAVNRSSRVDVLIAR from the coding sequence ATGACCTCAAATTCACCCGTACCGGCTCTTCCCTACCAGCGCATCCTGCTTGCCACCGGCGGCGCGCCGCACTCGCAGGTGGCCGAAACCCGCGCCATGCAACTGGCCACAGCACAGCGCCTGCCCCTCGAGGTGGTGGTCAGCGTGCCGCTGGCCAGCGGCATGGGCACGCTGTCAACCGGCGTTCCCGGCATGGAAACCCTCGAGCTCGAAGCGCAGCAGGCCCTGACCGAATCGCGCCGCGAGGTGCTCGAGCGGGTCATGGCTCAGGCGCGCACGCTGGGCCTGGAGGTACGCGGGCATCTGGTAGAGGGCAAGGGAGCGGCCGAGGCGATCTTACAGGTGGCCGAGGAAACCGGGGCCGATCTGATCGTGATGGGACGCCGCCGCCTGAGCGCGCTGGGAGCCGCGTTTGCAGGCAGCACCAGCGACGCGGTGAACCGCTCGTCGCGGGTGGACGTCTTAATCGCGCGCTGA
- a CDS encoding inositol monophosphatase family protein has translation MNAEDRHYLACAIDAARAAGALHLYYRGQDLEVTAKGHPTDLVTRVDREAERAIRDRIRAQFPQHAVLGEEGGQDRESRFRWIVDPLDGTTNYAHGFPFSCVSVALEIDGTRRVGVIFDPQHDELFTAVRGGGAWMNGRPLQVSAQRELSGHAMLATGFPPDAGNDPHYLAVFAEFLRRGVSVRRPGSAALGLSYVACGRLDGFWDYRLKAWDLAAGLLILEEAGGRHSGLGGAASEYGRPVIASNGWLHDALLEVIR, from the coding sequence ATGAATGCCGAAGACCGTCACTACCTCGCCTGCGCCATCGACGCTGCGCGCGCCGCCGGAGCGCTGCACCTCTACTACCGGGGCCAGGACCTCGAGGTGACCGCCAAGGGGCATCCCACCGACTTGGTGACCCGGGTGGACCGCGAGGCCGAGCGAGCCATCCGTGATCGCATCCGCGCGCAGTTTCCCCAGCATGCGGTGCTGGGCGAGGAAGGCGGTCAGGATCGTGAGAGCCGTTTTCGCTGGATCGTGGACCCGCTCGACGGCACCACCAACTACGCGCACGGCTTTCCGTTCAGCTGCGTTTCGGTCGCCCTCGAGATCGACGGAACCCGGCGGGTCGGGGTCATCTTCGACCCGCAGCACGATGAGCTGTTTACCGCCGTACGCGGCGGGGGAGCCTGGATGAACGGTCGTCCCCTGCAGGTCAGCGCGCAGCGGGAGCTGTCCGGTCACGCCATGCTGGCCACCGGCTTTCCGCCGGACGCGGGAAACGACCCGCACTACCTCGCGGTGTTCGCCGAGTTTCTGCGTCGCGGCGTATCGGTGCGCCGTCCCGGTTCGGCAGCCCTGGGGCTGAGTTACGTGGCCTGCGGCCGACTCGACGGCTTCTGGGACTACCGCCTCAAGGCCTGGGACCTGGCAGCGGGGCTGCTGATCCTCGAGGAAGCCGGTGGACGGCACAGCGGCCTGGGCGGGGCCGCCAGCGAGTACGGCCGCCCGGTGATCGCCTCGAACGGCTGGCTGCACGACGCGCTGCTCGAGGTGATCCGCTGA